The genomic segment GTCTAACATGAAGTCATAATGAAAGCTGAAGCTAAGATGCTTTATTGGGTTTAGTTCAAAATGCACACCTTGATATTTAGCTAAATATGAATACATTAGCATGTCCCTTTGATCATTTTCTCAGATTTTATaacaacaggaaaaaaaattattaattgtTGATCCTCAAAATGGGGATCCATTTCTATGATCAGGTTTCCAACTTAAAGCAGTGTGGAATAGGCAGGAGTAGAAATTAGAAAGGAAAGGAATGGGAAAGCTATTGCCATCCCTCTTTTCACTGCTAAATCTTCATGGCATCACAGTGTGAATTAAAACtaaagaacactgaataacatttTGAAGAAAGCAATCAAAACAATCTGGTGTGCGATGAATTGGCTCGAAATATTCCCCCAGACAGAATGACTCTGAAAGCGTGTCTGAACCAGCTGTAGAAAAAGGCATACACGATCGGATTAGACATTGAATTTAAATATCCGCACCAGAAGAATAAATCAAACAGAATCGGAGGAACTGAATATCCTGTAAATGGATCTAAGCAATTACAGATAAAAAATGGCAACCATGAAATCAGGAAAACTCCCATGATTATGGCTAATGTTTTTGTGGCCTTCTTTTCTGACTTGCTCACACTGGCTTTTTCTTTGGCTGTCTTCATCTGTGCATTTGTGGATTGAATTGCACGAGCTTGTCTTTGTGCAGTGCAAAAGATTTTCCCATACACACAGAGCATGATTACTGCAGGGATGTAAAAGCAGAACAAAGGAAACACCACAGCTGCTGCTTTATCTTGTAAAATCATACATGCGCCTTCACAAAGGAAGTTATTGTAATAAAACTCTTCATTTCCAAGAATATTGAGCCCCAGAAATATCATCCCAAACCCGAGTGCTGCAGAAAAGCCCCAACACACTATGATCATTAATCTAATGGTAGTTGGAGTCATTTTACTGTGATACAGAAGCGGATGACACACAGCATAATATCGGTCTAAAGAAATAATACACAAGTTAAAAATGGATGCATTGCACAGAGTGACATCCAAACTGCTGTGAATTTTACAAAAGGTGTTTCCTAAATACCAGCAGGTTTCCACAGAGCGTATCATGCTGGGAGGCATCACTATTCCTCCTACAAGCAGATCAGAAACAGCCAGAGAGAGAATGAGGTAATTAGTTGATGTGTGTAATTGTCTGAAATGTACAACAGTTATAATCACAAGCAGGTTTCCAAATACAGTGAGAAGAGAAGAAGTGCTAAAGAGGATGTAGAGCAAAACCCGAACTTGTAAAGGATAATCAATCTTCAAACATGAGGTGTTAAGTGAACTGAAACAAAGTGAAGGCTCCTCCGATAAATCCAAACTGATGATATTGTCCATCGACTGCTTTCACAATGTCATCCAGATCTGAGAAAATTAACAAGGAAAtgagggaataataataataataataataataataataataatccaat from the Neoarius graeffei isolate fNeoGra1 chromosome 2, fNeoGra1.pri, whole genome shotgun sequence genome contains:
- the LOC132876038 gene encoding trace amine-associated receptor 1-like, whose amino-acid sequence is MDNIISLDLSEEPSLCFSSLNTSCLKIDYPLQVRVLLYILFSTSSLLTVFGNLLVIITVVHFRQLHTSTNYLILSLAVSDLLVGGIVMPPSMIRSVETCWYLGNTFYRYYAVCHPLLYHSKMTPTTIRLMIIVCWGFSAALGFGMIFLGLNILGNEEFYYNNFLCEGACMILQDKAAAVVFPLFCFYIPAVIMLCVYGKIFCTAQRQARAIQSTNAQMKTAKEKASVSKSEKKATKTLAIIMGVFLISWLPFFICNCLDPFTGYSVPPILFDLFFWCGYLNSMSNPIVYAFFYSWFRHAFRVILSGGIFRANSSHTRLF